ggaaTGTGAAATTTGGTGCTGTGAGCTGTAACTGAGAGCTGTGAGCTGTAACTGAGGGCTGTAACTGAGAGCTGGCAGCGGTAACTGAGAGCTGTGAGCTGTAACTGAGAGCTGTCAGCTGTAACTGAGGGCTGTAACTGAGAGCTGTGAGCTGTAACTGAGAGCTGTGAGCTGTAACTCAGAGCTGTAACTGAGAGCTGTTAACTGTAACTGAGAGCTTTGAGCTGTAACTTAGAGCTGGTAACTGTAACTCAGAGCTGTAGCTCCAACTGAGAGCTATGAGCTGTAACTGAGAGCTGGTAGCTGTAACTCAGAGCTGTCAGCTGTAACTCAGAGCTGTCAGCTGTAACTCAGAGCTGTCAGCTGTAACTCAGAGCTGTCAAATGTAACTCAGAGCTGTCAAATGTAACTCAGAGCTGTAACTGAGAGCTGTGAGCTGTAACTGAGAGCTGTGAGCTGTAACTCAGAGCTGGTAGCTGTAACTCAGAGCTGTCAGCTGTAGCTCAGAGTTGGTAGCTGTAACTTGGTGCTGTTACGtacagctcagagctgtgagcTGTAACTGAGAGCTGTGAGCTGTAACTCAGAGCTGTGAGCTGTAACTCAGAGCTGTAACTGAGAGCTGTGAGCTGTAGCTCAGAGCTGTCAGCTGTACGTCAGAGCTGTGAGCTGTAACTGAGAGCTGTAACTGTGAGCTGTAACTCAGAGCTGTCAGCTGTAACTGAGAGCTGTGAGCTGTAACTCAGAGCTGTGAGCTGTAACTCAGAGCTGTAACTCAGAGCTGTGAGCTGTAACTGAGAGCTGTAACTGTGAGCTGTAACTCAGAGCTGTCAGCTGTAATTGAGAGCTGTCAGCTGTAACTCAGAGCTGTGAGCTGTAACTCAGAGCTGTAACTCAGAGCTGTGAGCTGTAACTCAGAGCTGTAACTCAGAGCTGTGAGCTGTAGCTCAGAGCTGTCAGCTGTAAGTCAGAGCTGTGAGCTGTaactcagagctgcagctcgGGGCTGTGAGCTGTAACTGGGTGCTGTTAGCTGTGACTCAGAGCTGTAACTCAGAGCTGTGAGCTGTAACTGGGTGCTGTTAGCTGTGACTCAGAGCTGTGactcagagctgtccctgtccccctgcccagaACTCGCAGCCAGCCGAGGATCACTCTCCCATCTCTCGGAAGGAGTTTGTCCggttcctgctggccacgccCACCAAGTCCGAGCTGCGCTGCCAGGTGAGGGAGCTCAGCCTTTGTCTTCCAGCAAAACTCCAGGAATTGTTTCCTGACACCTGATCCACCCCTGCCCTCTTACAGTTCCAAACCACAGCCTGTTTCAAGGAAAGATCCGAGTATCCTTTCCTCCAACCCTGCCCTCTTACAGTTTAAAACCACAACCTGTTTTAAGGAAATACCAAACCTTGGGAGCTTTGCATTTACATGTCATGTTGTTATGTAATAGATTAAATGATCTTGTGAGTGTTTATATAGGgccatggaatggtttgtggtggaagggaccttaaggataATCTTGTTCCAATCTGCCATGGGCAcggacacctcccactgtcccaggtgctccatcctggccttggatgcttccagggatggggcagcctcagctgctctgggaattccatcccagccccttcccaccctcacagggaggaatttcttcccaatatcccatctaaacctgaTCTCCAAATCCCttgccccttgtcctggcaTTCTCTGTCCATGTAAAAGTCTCTCCCATCTTTTTCTCAGCCCCTTTAAGGTGCTGGTCGTGTGTCAATACATTGTTTATCTGCATAGATTTATGTACACAACTGCCcagatgtgttttcttttaattttttttgtgtccaGAGCTCCCCCTTCCCCTCTGTGACCACTTTGGGGGTGTTCACTGCTCTTGCAGGGGCTGAATTTCAGTGGGGCCGACCTTTCCCGCCTGGATCTTCGCTACATCAACTTCAAGATGGCCAACCTGAGCCGCTGCAACCTGGCCCATGCCAACCTGTGCTGTGCCAACCTGGAGAGAGCTGACCTGTCTGGATCTGTGCTGGATGTAAGGCTGCTgcaccctgggcagcctgggccgCCTGCACTTGTCTCCTGAAACAGGAATTGgaacaaaaaaatcagtttccCAATGTTTTCTGTGATTGTTGCACTTAGAGCACTCCCACACTTCCTCACAGTAACGGGGGGGTTGTGCTTTGGGGGTTCAGTGCAGAATTTAAATCTGTGTTGTGCTGATTTCTGTGTTTATCAACACCCTTGTGACTCACATCCTGTGTCTGCAGTGTGCAAACCTGCAGGGGGTGAAGATGTTGTGTTCCAACGCAGAGGGAGCATCCCTGAAGGGCTGCAACTTTGAAGATCCATCAGGCCTTAAAGCTAATTTGGAAGGTAagttttggtttgttaattATTCCCTGGAATCTGCCCTGTGCCTGTACATTTATGTGTTTGTACAGTCCCTGCGAAGagcccacagctctgggctggttCTGCCAAACAATCCTTGGATTCCCAGTTGTGCCTTGGCCtctcccagtttgcccagtgtcagatcccagcacatccctctggctgtcctggagggCTCCACCCCTGCctgggggctcagagaccctggcacagagccccagacccctgtgccttcAATTCTGACCCATGGagaaaattaccaaccttgtgtGAGGATTCACAAGCCATGAGAGTTTAAGTGGAATGATAGTTTGTTTGTTACAAgataaaaaagcagaattttgggtttttagaaTGGCAGTTCAGAagccaagatggaggaatttgggcatgCCCTGTCCTTCTTGgtctccatcttctgggtgatggtggcaattttggattggtttagagtagagacagactgtctaacataggggataggtattggaaaattactgtaaataaagtacaggtAGTTCTTATAGAAAAAGACAACACCACCCTGAGGTGGTCAGTGTGCCACGGATCCACTTGCtagacagacctcagcaggtcaggAGAAGAATGTTCTAGctaacagaaaagaaacaaaaccacaacaaaccaaaataaacctTGGAAACCACAGCTGAGGAATCCTGACTCCTCCTCCTATCTCGGGGCTGGCAAAAAGAGACTTTGTGACACCTGGGGGTCACCCCCAGCACCCAGCTGTGGGGGagcctctcctggagctgctgccctcgTGGCTGGTTCCCTCAGCCCTCTGTGGGTGTTGCAGGTGCCAACCTGAAGGGAGTGGACATGGAGGGCAGCCAGATGACCGGCATCAACCTGAGAGTGGCCACGCTGAAAAACGCCAAACTCAAGAACTGCAACCTGCGAGGGGCCACGCTGGCAGGGACTGACCTGGAGGTGGGCACAAACACCAGTTGTTTCCCAGGCATAAATATTGTGGGGACATagaatagtgcagaaggtaatctcacccctgaggagttgcagctgcacTGATTATCAAAGATCAggaacaggccacagctgtgtctgaTAAGGATGAGATAAAAAAGAGTGGGTTAGTTGggtgagaggagctgctggagtttgttggctgtgctgtgaagaagaaggagtcagtgctgtgaggagatgcctgtgagaaatcaccaagaaagTGTGGAAcatttgcaataagatgacagcaatatataaatataatatgtACACATATTATGTATGTGTACACATATATTGTATGTGTACAAAAAGATGGGAGTTCAGGGGGTTGTTGGCTTTTCTCCAGCTGCAAAGTTAAAGGGAGTTATGGGAAGTGGAGTCAAACTTTGAGCAGAGTTCTGTCTCTATTCAGTTAACattgtttttccttcccccttcaGAATTGTGATCTGTCAGGTTGTGACCTGCAAGAAGCAAATTTGAGGGGATCCAACGTGAAAGGAGCCATCTTTGAGGAGATGCTGACACCCCTGCACATGTCCCAGAGTGTCAGATAGGGGCAGAAGATGCTGGAGAGGAAGGAATCAGACATTCATCGTGACTTGCTTcacctcctccccttcctgAGTTACAGTCATGGTTATTAGCCACCTTACATTTGCAGTAGTGCCTAGGTAAACTCTTTTTGATCACTTTTGGGGAgggaatttttgttttcagaggTACCAGTAGAGAGTTGGTACCTCTGTGAGCAGAGTGAGGAAGGGGGCTGGTGCTGGAAGCAGAGAGTGGCTGGTTTGGGGGGGAAAGGTTCAATGGTTTCATTGTTTAGCATTGCCTCACTTTGgaatgcattttaatttataaagCACAATATATGCAATTCTATTTATTAAATCTGTAGCTGCAATATGAATAGAAGATGTTACTCCTGTACAGTAGCAACCAAGTTGAGGTTTACAGGTGTATTTCCAGTCTGGATCCATGCCAGGGGgggctcagtgtccccagggggtgctcagggctctgctggggtggAAGCTGATGGGAACATTGCTCACTAATTGGATATCTTTAATTAATCCTCTCCAAATGAGTGTGGAGGTGCACTGTCAGTCACAGCTGGTGACACAAATCCTGCTTTCACATGTCCTGACcactccaggctgcagctgctgcagtttttACCCTTTGTGGTGAACTCAGTGCAGAGAGGAGAGTCCAGAGCTGGCACCAAagcagagagaggcagagggGCCCTCCCCTCACCACCTCAGCAGGTGAACATTTCCCTGTTTCCCCTCCGTGCTCTATGCAAAGACTCCCTGACAGCTCCCTGGGCTTTTCCCAGCTGGGTGTTCCTGTTGTgtttgggctgctccaggtgctgtAAAATGCTCTTGCCTGGGGCcaggagccctccctgccctcccacagctgctgggcctggcacagagcagctctgggcagggcctcagcaccctggTGTGGGTaaggagctgctcccctgcagGATCCATGGAGTTCTCAGCTCACACCACCTTTATTTTACACACAATCAAAAAGCACATGGAGAAActataccaaaaaaaaaaaagaaaaaaggtgcaTCAAGAACTTACCTCAGATGCTTAAACCACCCCAAAGTTAAAACTAACCTTGAATTTAAGGAAATGAAGCTGTTACTGTAGAAATACAAAGGAGGAGTAAGAACCAGTGGAGTTCCACAGGTCTCCGGGGGTTGTCTCTCCCTTGCAGTGCAATTTCTGTCGTCTTGTCTCAGTTGTTGTTacaaaaatgctgctttgcCCCCAGGCTGGGAGGATCAGAGATGGTTGAGGGTCAGCAGAGGATGTGTTTGGGGGGAATTGCaggattttccctccttttctaGTTGGTTTGACTCAGGTGAGTGATGTGAACTTCCAAGGCTCAAAATCCCAGAGCCACGAGGTTCAGAACTGGGATCATTTCCTGCAGATCCCTCTGGATCAAGCTCTAGGACAACACAATATCCTTGGAGAAATGACCTGTAAATTCCAGGGAAATATTCCAGTGTGACTTTGGAGTCCTTTCTCACACCTCATGGCTTTCAGTGGGAATGTTGTGTCTGTTGCAGTAGGAGAAGATTCCTAGGGCTAGAGAAacaaatgaattatttttctttatcataTTTTGTAGCTGGCAGAAGTAAAACTAttgtatggaaaaaaatatatatatatctattttCATAATCACTGTGTATAAAATCTCTTTGAACTTTCACTGAAGCACTATGGAATAATCACAGCATGTGGCACCATCATTCACAGCTGGATTTTTGGTACCTCTTttgccaggacagagctgtggcAAGAGCCCTGTGCAGAATTTGCAGGTTCCAGCTAATTTAAGTTGCATTAATAAAAAgtgtgaaagaagaaaatggttTGGTTGTcttcattttaataaaaaccccaaatcttaCCTGGTTTGTGTGAGAAGAACAAGAATTTTTTAGTTTCAAGTATAAAATACCTGTTGGAAAAACAGCTGTGCTTGTGGGAGCTCTGAGCCATTAATTGGGGGAATTTGCATGggattggttttggtttgtcaTCCCTCCCCAAGACTTCTCAGCCTTTTTGTCCCCACCCTTCATATTGGCTTAATAAAATAGTTGGAGGCAGAATGGTCAGAGAATcgtgg
The Ammospiza caudacuta isolate bAmmCau1 chromosome 26, bAmmCau1.pri, whole genome shotgun sequence genome window above contains:
- the KCTD9 gene encoding BTB/POZ domain-containing protein KCTD9, which translates into the protein MRRVTLFVNGSARNGKVVAVYGTLSDLLSVASNKLGIKATSVYNGKGGLIDDIALIRDDDVLFVCEGEPFIDPQTDGRAQEELTGSHTDWLTLNVGGRYFTTTRSTLVNKEPDSMLAHMFKDKDAWGNKQDPRGAFLIDRSPEYFEPILNYLRHGQLIVNDGINLLGVLEEARFFGIDSLIEHLEVAIKNSQPAEDHSPISRKEFVRFLLATPTKSELRCQGLNFSGADLSRLDLRYINFKMANLSRCNLAHANLCCANLERADLSGSVLDCANLQGVKMLCSNAEGASLKGCNFEDPSGLKANLEGANLKGVDMEGSQMTGINLRVATLKNAKLKNCNLRGATLAGTDLENCDLSGCDLQEANLRGSNVKGAIFEEMLTPLHMSQSVR